In one window of Methanoculleus chikugoensis DNA:
- a CDS encoding adenylyltransferase/cytidyltransferase family protein, giving the protein MIRVVATGTFDILHPGHLYYLEESRNLGDELSVIVARDANVKHKPRPILPEDQRLRMVRALKPVDHALLGDLHDMFRPIAEIRPEIITLGFNQHFDEEHLRQRLRERGLDAEVVRIPGYPGSLASSSKIIERVLNTRAPPGPTGSPGEE; this is encoded by the coding sequence GTGATCCGCGTGGTCGCAACGGGGACGTTCGACATCCTCCACCCCGGACACCTCTACTACCTTGAGGAGTCGCGGAACCTCGGCGACGAGCTCTCCGTGATCGTGGCGCGGGACGCGAACGTGAAGCATAAGCCGCGGCCGATCCTCCCCGAAGACCAGCGGCTCCGGATGGTCCGGGCATTAAAGCCGGTCGACCATGCGCTCCTCGGTGACCTCCACGATATGTTCCGGCCGATAGCGGAGATCCGGCCCGAGATCATCACGCTTGGGTTTAACCAGCACTTCGATGAGGAGCATCTCCGGCAGAGGCTCCGGGAACGAGGGCTCGATGCGGAGGTCGTCAGGATACCCGGGTATCCCGGATCGCTTGCCAGTTCGTCGAAGATCATCGAGCGTGTCCTGAATACCCGGGCTCCTCCGGGTCCCACCGGCTCTCCCGGCGAGGAGTGA
- a CDS encoding fasciclin domain-containing protein — translation MRMNSTILGIAAVLAIGLVALPVLAATADVDIRGGDYVPASLTVEGNTTVTWTDYDEVSHTVTSTGGLFDSGPIEQNQTFNYTFADMGTYPYGCTLNASTRRTPMQGVVIVVPGGMMVEPGENVTPTPTGNLTPGEEPLNMTLVDLIAGEANLTTFADALDRASVAKMVLTSGGPYTVFAPDDAAFEALGNETLTTIFNDTEMLDALLMHHVVEGNYTVEDLMAAANTTGNMTTLDTLAGNTINVTAVDGNLTVENATIVTADVAAENGIVHVIDMVLVPEGLIPAENVTPTTEANITIVEPMEGASVAAGNVTVSVNVTNFTLVEPTGQPNAPGEGHLHYYLDAVVPTNESAPAIPKTGGYVISTNLTHTWENVTAGEHNFSVQAVNNDHTPLIPLAFETVNVTVEGNITPVENVTLVENVTGNITPEAPAEKQRVIP, via the coding sequence ATGAGAATGAATTCAACCATCCTCGGGATCGCAGCCGTCCTGGCTATCGGGCTCGTTGCCCTGCCGGTTCTCGCGGCGACCGCCGACGTCGATATACGCGGTGGGGATTACGTTCCCGCCTCGCTCACGGTCGAGGGCAATACAACGGTAACCTGGACGGACTACGATGAGGTAAGCCATACCGTCACCAGCACGGGCGGGCTCTTCGACTCCGGGCCGATAGAGCAGAACCAGACGTTCAACTACACGTTTGCCGATATGGGAACCTATCCGTACGGCTGTACGCTCAACGCCTCGACGCGGCGGACACCCATGCAGGGGGTCGTGATCGTCGTCCCGGGGGGGATGATGGTCGAGCCGGGTGAGAACGTAACCCCGACGCCGACCGGGAACCTGACCCCGGGCGAGGAGCCGTTGAACATGACGCTGGTCGACCTGATCGCCGGCGAGGCGAACCTGACCACCTTTGCGGATGCCCTGGATAGAGCAAGCGTCGCGAAGATGGTGCTTACCAGCGGCGGCCCGTACACGGTCTTTGCCCCGGACGACGCCGCATTTGAGGCTCTCGGCAACGAGACTCTTACGACGATTTTCAACGATACGGAGATGCTTGACGCCCTGCTGATGCATCATGTGGTGGAGGGGAACTATACCGTAGAAGACCTGATGGCGGCAGCAAACACCACCGGGAACATGACGACTCTTGATACGCTTGCCGGGAACACGATCAACGTCACTGCGGTCGACGGCAACCTCACCGTAGAGAACGCCACAATCGTCACTGCCGACGTTGCCGCCGAGAACGGCATCGTCCACGTCATCGATATGGTTCTCGTTCCGGAGGGTCTCATCCCGGCAGAGAACGTGACCCCGACCACTGAAGCGAACATCACCATCGTCGAACCCATGGAGGGCGCCAGCGTCGCTGCCGGGAACGTCACGGTGAGCGTGAACGTCACGAACTTCACGCTGGTTGAGCCGACCGGGCAGCCGAACGCGCCGGGCGAGGGGCACCTGCACTACTACCTGGATGCCGTGGTGCCGACGAACGAGAGCGCGCCTGCTATCCCCAAGACCGGCGGCTACGTCATCTCGACGAACCTCACCCACACCTGGGAGAACGTGACGGCGGGCGAGCACAACTTCTCGGTCCAGGCCGTCAACAACGACCACACCCCGCTCATCCCGCTTGCGTTCGAGACGGTGAACGTCACCGTTGAGGGGAACATAACCCCGGTGGAGAACGTAACCCTGGTTGAGAATGTGACCGGGAACATAACCCCGGAGGCCCCGGCAGAAAAACAACGGGTTATCCCTTAA
- a CDS encoding Mov34/MPN/PAD-1 family protein yields the protein MVIRGISRDLLAMLLELGKEHYPDEFVAVLRERDGVIRDLDLVPGTIVGEESASFFIGMLPLDTHQAGSAHSHPNGVLSPSAADLRFFPTVGRYHIIVGYPYGKRDWRCYRADGSATHLEVVE from the coding sequence ATGGTCATACGCGGGATCAGCAGGGATCTGCTTGCGATGCTCCTCGAGCTCGGCAAGGAACACTATCCGGACGAGTTCGTTGCCGTGCTGCGGGAACGGGACGGCGTTATCCGGGACCTCGACCTGGTTCCCGGCACCATCGTCGGGGAAGAGAGCGCCTCGTTCTTCATCGGTATGCTCCCGCTGGACACCCACCAGGCCGGCAGCGCCCACAGCCACCCGAACGGCGTCCTCTCCCCGTCGGCGGCGGATCTCAGGTTCTTCCCCACGGTGGGGCGGTACCACATCATCGTCGGCTACCCCTACGGGAAGCGGGACTGGCGGTGCTACCGGGCGGACGGCAGCGCGACACACCTCGAGGTGGTCGAGTGA